A single Pseudomonas putida DNA region contains:
- a CDS encoding LysR substrate-binding domain-containing protein, with amino-acid sequence MKLPPLTALRYFDIAAETESFVRTAERLHVTHGAVSRQVRLLEESLGIELFERRNRAIFLTPAGRELHGTTQAIFEQLEGTVQRLQQQERNNVLVLSCEPTIAMRWLIPRLPRFHAAHPDLQMHLVAAGGPVDFARGGVDLALRRDDFHWPPTLHSVKICDEWIGPVSRARCDNLDGQRLLHSSTRPSAWPTWLRLSGRQATHNERSDFEHFYLSLQAASAGLGLAIASALMVRDELDSGQLQAPFGFLRDGSAYHLLSPQPLSDGGKRQRFAEWVQSESQACLTHLGLLQNDEAALPSPPQVR; translated from the coding sequence ATGAAACTGCCCCCACTCACCGCCTTGCGCTACTTCGATATCGCTGCCGAAACCGAAAGCTTCGTGCGCACCGCCGAGCGCCTGCATGTCACCCACGGCGCAGTCAGCCGCCAGGTGCGCCTGCTCGAAGAAAGCCTGGGCATTGAACTGTTCGAGCGGCGCAACCGGGCGATCTTCCTCACCCCCGCCGGCCGAGAGCTGCATGGCACAACCCAGGCGATCTTCGAACAGCTCGAAGGCACCGTGCAGCGCCTGCAGCAGCAGGAACGCAACAATGTGCTGGTGCTGTCTTGCGAGCCGACCATCGCCATGCGCTGGCTGATCCCGCGCCTGCCGCGCTTTCACGCCGCACACCCGGACCTGCAAATGCACCTGGTGGCTGCCGGGGGCCCGGTGGACTTCGCCCGCGGCGGGGTCGACCTGGCGCTACGTCGCGACGACTTCCATTGGCCGCCGACGCTGCACAGCGTGAAAATCTGTGATGAATGGATAGGCCCTGTCAGCCGCGCCCGTTGCGATAACCTCGACGGCCAACGCCTGTTGCACAGCAGCACCCGCCCCAGCGCATGGCCTACCTGGCTGCGCCTGAGCGGGCGGCAGGCAACCCACAACGAACGCAGCGACTTCGAACACTTCTACCTGTCGCTACAAGCCGCCAGCGCTGGCCTGGGCCTGGCCATCGCCTCGGCATTGATGGTGCGCGACGAGCTCGACAGCGGCCAATTGCAGGCCCCATTCGGTTTCCTGCGCGATGGCTCTGCCTATCACCTGCTCAGCCCGCAGCCACTAAGCGATGGCGGCAAGCGCCAGCGCTTTGCCGAATGGGTGCAGAGTGAAAGCCAGGCCTGCCTCACTCACCTGGGCTTGCTGCAGAATGACGAGGCCGCGCTGCCATCACCGCCCCAGGTGCGATAA
- a CDS encoding D-Ala-D-Ala carboxypeptidase family metallohydrolase has product MRRASGMLLAAGVLWSTVVLADERDLWMFAQWAGDHQTRPFREMLVDARLYGVVPIHQLLRSASDWKLCHASPFAVPPASNWPAVRSTLSLIKTLDERNMLRQFEVVSAYRDPDLNRCAGGAVGSAHTRAFAVDILLPAWADPNPLCRFWQQYGQAWNMGLGRYPSGRIHIDTAGYRTWGGDGSAASSFCSKPR; this is encoded by the coding sequence ATGAGAAGAGCAAGCGGGATGCTGCTGGCTGCAGGTGTGCTGTGGAGCACAGTGGTGTTGGCCGACGAGCGTGACCTGTGGATGTTCGCGCAGTGGGCAGGTGACCATCAGACCCGGCCGTTTCGCGAGATGCTGGTGGATGCTCGTCTATATGGTGTGGTGCCCATCCATCAGCTGCTGCGTTCGGCCTCGGACTGGAAGCTGTGCCATGCCTCGCCGTTCGCGGTGCCGCCTGCCAGTAACTGGCCGGCAGTGCGCTCCACCCTTTCGCTGATCAAGACCCTCGACGAACGGAACATGCTGCGCCAGTTCGAAGTGGTCTCCGCCTATCGCGATCCTGATCTCAATCGTTGCGCCGGTGGCGCCGTGGGCAGTGCCCATACCCGCGCTTTCGCAGTCGATATTCTGCTGCCGGCCTGGGCCGATCCCAATCCGCTGTGCCGCTTCTGGCAGCAGTACGGCCAGGCCTGGAACATGGGGTTGGGGCGCTACCCGAGCGGGCGTATCCACATCGATACCGCGGGTTATCGCACCTGGGGCGGTGATGGCAGCGCGGCCTCGTCATTCTGCAGCAAGCCCAGGTGA
- the rimI gene encoding ribosomal protein S18-alanine N-acetyltransferase — MSDSISFRPMTEADLDAVLKIEYAAFSHPWTRGIFQDALKSYEVWLMFDGQQQVGHGVINVIIDEAHLLNITVKPENQGCGLGLRLLEHLMARAYQLNGRECFLEVRASNQSAYRLYERYGFNEIGRRRDYYPVAGGREDALVMACTLLED; from the coding sequence ATGAGTGACTCGATCAGTTTCCGCCCGATGACCGAGGCGGATCTGGATGCCGTGCTTAAGATCGAATATGCCGCGTTCAGTCATCCCTGGACTCGGGGCATCTTTCAGGATGCGCTCAAATCCTACGAAGTGTGGTTGATGTTCGATGGCCAGCAGCAGGTGGGCCATGGGGTGATCAATGTGATCATCGACGAGGCGCACCTGCTGAACATTACCGTGAAGCCGGAGAATCAGGGCTGCGGCCTTGGTCTGCGTTTGCTTGAGCACCTCATGGCGCGGGCCTATCAGCTCAATGGGCGTGAGTGCTTCCTCGAGGTGCGGGCCAGCAACCAGTCGGCTTATCGCCTGTATGAGCGTTATGGCTTCAACGAGATCGGCCGCCGCCGTGACTACTACCCGGTCGCCGGCGGGCGTGAAGATGCCTTGGTGATGGCCTGTACGCTGCTTGAAGACTGA
- a CDS encoding energy transducer TonB, whose product MLTEPRRRAYLSAMQVVHWLPRAELPFAAPSRPELLLPQVPVEEADFDIRPSVAAASEAAATPQARSGERPKIEIPRPGSTPKAVAKPVEAEQEAPAPRPAPVPPPRFSLQLLRAGNCLLLVELATGQPFQSRDPSYLLLKDMLRAAGLPDAPQIIGEPVRWPLLVRGNMDQGPDAARDFVQGFIQARLEETPCSVLWLIGLPAMRYAASADAEAYYQVLKVDVLGDAWALPGLELLMDEPQRKADVWQAMRQLMARWKSVE is encoded by the coding sequence TTGCTGACCGAACCCCGCCGCCGCGCCTACCTTTCCGCCATGCAAGTGGTGCATTGGCTGCCGCGTGCCGAACTGCCGTTCGCCGCACCTTCGCGCCCCGAGCTGCTGTTGCCGCAAGTACCGGTCGAGGAGGCCGATTTCGACATCCGGCCATCCGTGGCGGCGGCCAGCGAGGCGGCAGCCACGCCCCAGGCCCGTTCCGGCGAGCGCCCGAAAATCGAGATTCCGCGCCCTGGCAGCACGCCGAAGGCCGTTGCCAAGCCGGTCGAAGCCGAGCAGGAAGCCCCCGCGCCACGTCCGGCACCGGTACCGCCGCCGCGTTTCTCGTTGCAACTGCTGCGCGCCGGCAACTGTCTGTTGCTGGTCGAGCTGGCCACGGGGCAGCCTTTCCAGAGCCGCGATCCGTCCTACCTGCTGCTCAAGGACATGTTGCGCGCCGCCGGCTTGCCGGATGCGCCGCAGATCATCGGTGAGCCGGTGCGCTGGCCGCTGCTGGTGCGCGGCAACATGGACCAGGGCCCGGATGCAGCGCGTGATTTCGTCCAGGGCTTTATCCAGGCGCGCCTTGAAGAAACCCCCTGCAGCGTGCTGTGGCTGATTGGCCTGCCGGCCATGCGCTATGCCGCCAGCGCAGACGCTGAAGCCTATTACCAAGTACTGAAGGTCGACGTCCTGGGCGATGCCTGGGCTTTGCCGGGCCTTGAACTGTTGATGGACGAGCCGCAGCGCAAGGCGGACGTCTGGCAAGCGATGCGCCAGCTGATGGCGCGCTGGAAGAGCGTTGAATGA
- the mksB gene encoding Mks condensin complex protein MksB produces MIEPKRVLRALAEHWALIEPLCERFDQGTLSLVELRQQLGRQQVESTPQDITQLLDVWIRLDILVPVAKSPNRFELNAQIHDFLAYLRREHRLGLCLEIEAYLRHLERLAGHIQDAFDNRDSDDLARQLRLLDMRVRDVLKKLDNDEQALVAVAERAKTSNRQIPLRQRYAEVLATWDEYVEPMIQLVNADGAFEQGVRKVETVLLKLLGEQARLGHLVDDDMLLRTHARILEMQTSAQLTLRHARELLLPLREEARRHNAVTRGAALALSVIRRKGIDAVPQAAMPLFTRPQSTFLGSASQVEAYVYALARFEPKPAKFPKAHKTQKGPLPRAPRTVKEMLERCEDALPLPDLMVWLLDQEPEGATDELLYWFSRLSREKRFKRERLERREYTTHEHLVSLRSFALTSSREAQPETNASPANAS; encoded by the coding sequence ATGATCGAACCCAAGCGCGTCCTGCGCGCCCTAGCCGAACACTGGGCCCTGATCGAGCCGCTGTGCGAGCGTTTCGACCAGGGCACCCTGAGCCTGGTGGAGCTGCGCCAGCAACTGGGCCGCCAGCAGGTGGAAAGCACGCCGCAGGACATCACCCAGCTGCTCGACGTGTGGATCCGCCTGGATATCCTGGTGCCGGTGGCCAAGAGCCCGAACCGTTTCGAGCTCAACGCCCAGATCCACGACTTCCTCGCCTACCTGCGCCGCGAGCACCGGCTGGGCCTGTGCCTGGAGATCGAGGCCTACCTGCGCCACCTGGAGCGCCTGGCCGGGCACATCCAGGATGCCTTCGACAACCGCGACAGCGACGACCTGGCGCGCCAGCTGCGCTTGCTCGACATGCGCGTGCGCGACGTGCTGAAGAAGCTCGACAACGACGAGCAGGCGCTGGTCGCCGTGGCCGAACGGGCCAAGACCAGCAACCGCCAGATCCCGCTGCGCCAGCGCTACGCTGAAGTGCTGGCGACCTGGGACGAGTACGTCGAGCCGATGATTCAGCTGGTGAACGCCGACGGCGCCTTCGAACAAGGCGTGCGCAAGGTCGAAACCGTGCTGCTGAAGCTGCTCGGCGAACAGGCGCGCCTCGGCCACCTGGTCGATGATGACATGCTGCTGCGCACCCACGCGCGCATCCTGGAAATGCAGACCAGCGCCCAGCTGACCCTGCGCCACGCCCGCGAACTGCTGCTGCCGCTACGTGAAGAAGCGCGCCGGCACAACGCCGTGACCCGCGGCGCCGCGCTGGCGCTGTCGGTGATCCGCCGCAAGGGCATCGACGCCGTGCCGCAAGCCGCCATGCCGCTGTTCACCCGCCCGCAAAGCACCTTCCTCGGCAGTGCCAGCCAGGTCGAGGCCTACGTCTATGCCCTGGCCCGCTTCGAGCCCAAGCCGGCCAAGTTCCCCAAGGCGCACAAGACCCAGAAAGGCCCGCTGCCGCGTGCCCCGCGCACGGTCAAAGAGATGCTCGAACGCTGCGAAGACGCCCTGCCGCTGCCAGACCTGATGGTCTGGCTGCTGGACCAGGAGCCCGAAGGCGCCACCGACGAACTGCTGTACTGGTTCTCGCGCCTGTCGCGGGAAAAGCGCTTCAAGCGTGAACGCCTGGAGCGGCGCGAGTACACCACCCACGAACACCTGGTCAGCCTGCGCTCGTTCGCCCTGACGTCCAGCCGCGAAGCGCAACCTGAAACCAACGCGAGCCCAGCCAATGCATCTTGA
- the mksE gene encoding Mks condensin complex protein MksE codes for MHLDLSELSQLAPIFRELFKGFHVSRRDPEMYAQLSNFQDQYRTLFKALGFELVCDTRGFYYFVPEQAAAQVNKTAQRLSLFTFIIVEHLADQGRDPMAVLDGGSIGRDELPSLLDKYRDLFLQAEVQTVDELEEKIMRRMTQLGFAHEEGGIYRFLPPMHRFLDVCLSVQQDRDLAASLHSDLPLPTPVLVEEESPEQLNRTDDPLDLTPFDGEESEEDALARAIREEQQEIDA; via the coding sequence ATGCATCTTGATCTTTCCGAACTGTCCCAGCTCGCGCCGATCTTCCGCGAGCTGTTCAAGGGCTTCCACGTCAGCCGCCGCGACCCGGAAATGTACGCCCAGCTGTCGAACTTCCAGGACCAGTACCGCACCCTGTTCAAGGCCCTGGGCTTCGAGCTGGTGTGCGACACCCGCGGGTTCTACTACTTCGTCCCCGAGCAGGCCGCCGCGCAGGTCAACAAGACCGCCCAGCGCCTGTCGCTGTTCACCTTCATCATCGTCGAACACCTGGCCGACCAGGGCCGCGACCCGATGGCCGTGCTTGACGGCGGTAGCATCGGCCGCGACGAGCTGCCATCGCTGCTGGACAAGTACCGCGACCTGTTCCTGCAGGCCGAAGTACAGACCGTCGACGAGCTGGAAGAAAAGATCATGCGCCGCATGACCCAGCTCGGCTTTGCCCATGAAGAAGGCGGCATCTACCGCTTCCTGCCACCGATGCACCGCTTCCTCGACGTGTGCCTGTCGGTGCAGCAGGACCGCGACCTGGCTGCCAGCCTGCACAGCGACCTGCCGCTGCCAACCCCGGTACTGGTGGAAGAAGAAAGCCCGGAACAACTCAACCGCACCGACGACCCGCTCGACCTCACCCCGTTCGACGGCGAAGAGAGCGAAGAGGATGCCCTGGCCCGGGCCATCCGCGAAGAGCAACAGGAGATTGACGCATGA